Proteins from one Streptosporangium becharense genomic window:
- a CDS encoding flavin reductase family protein — MTETLPDRAVDADTFRRALAVHAAGVVVVTAQVGGVPAGLTATSFSSVSLTPPLVSFYVNQSSTTWPRLRQAGHFAVNILASDQADVAARFAGKGVDRFAAPTSWRPGPQGVPLLGGVSAHLVCAPHSTVDIGDHILVVGLVTETALAPEGRPLLYHRGRFGGFIPHP; from the coding sequence ATGACCGAGACCTTGCCCGACCGAGCGGTCGACGCCGACACCTTCCGCAGGGCACTGGCCGTGCACGCGGCCGGGGTCGTCGTCGTCACCGCGCAGGTCGGGGGCGTCCCGGCCGGTCTGACGGCCACCTCGTTCTCGTCGGTCAGCCTCACCCCGCCGCTGGTCTCCTTCTACGTGAACCAGTCGTCGACCACGTGGCCCAGGCTCCGCCAGGCCGGCCACTTCGCGGTGAACATCCTGGCCAGCGACCAGGCCGATGTGGCCGCCCGTTTCGCGGGGAAGGGGGTCGACCGCTTCGCGGCCCCCACCTCCTGGCGTCCCGGACCGCAGGGCGTCCCCCTGCTGGGCGGCGTCTCCGCCCATCTGGTCTGCGCTCCGCACTCCACCGTCGACATCGGCGACCACATCCTGGTCGTCGGTCTCGTCACGGAGACCGCCCTCGCCCCGGAAGGACGCCCGCTGCTTTACCACCGTGGTCGTTTCGGGGGTTTCATCCCGCACCCCTGA
- a CDS encoding SDR family oxidoreductase, producing the protein MSELRFDGRVAIVTGAGHGLGRSHALALAERGAKVVVNDLGGALDGSGASTGPAAEVVALITGNGGEAVASTDDVATPEGAKAIVRTAVDTFGRVDIVVNNAGILRDKSFGKMSVEEFDRVIAVHVRGSFLVSREAFPYLKEQGYGRIVNTSSPAGLFGNFGQANYSTAKMGLVGLTKTLGIEGARAGIKANAIAPVAWTRMTESLLPAEFEVKFTSERVSALVAFLSHETCETSGEVFSVGGGRIARVFVAEGPGWKKDDHTVEDIRDNWEAVMAEQPYLTPTTLGLQASASMKAML; encoded by the coding sequence ATGTCAGAGCTGCGATTCGACGGCAGGGTTGCGATCGTCACCGGCGCGGGACACGGCCTCGGCCGTTCGCACGCGCTGGCACTGGCCGAACGGGGTGCCAAGGTGGTCGTCAACGACCTCGGCGGTGCGCTGGACGGCTCCGGCGCCTCCACCGGACCGGCGGCCGAGGTGGTCGCGCTCATCACGGGGAACGGCGGCGAGGCGGTCGCCAGCACCGACGACGTCGCGACCCCCGAGGGTGCCAAGGCCATCGTGCGGACGGCGGTCGATACCTTCGGCCGGGTGGACATCGTCGTCAACAACGCCGGCATCCTGCGCGACAAGTCGTTCGGCAAGATGAGCGTCGAGGAGTTCGACCGGGTCATCGCGGTCCACGTCCGCGGCTCGTTCCTGGTCAGCCGGGAGGCGTTCCCCTACCTCAAGGAGCAGGGGTACGGCCGCATCGTCAACACCTCCTCCCCGGCCGGCCTGTTCGGCAACTTCGGCCAGGCCAACTACTCCACCGCCAAGATGGGCCTGGTGGGCCTGACCAAGACGCTCGGCATCGAGGGGGCCAGGGCCGGGATCAAGGCCAACGCGATCGCGCCGGTCGCCTGGACGCGGATGACCGAGTCGCTGCTGCCGGCCGAGTTCGAGGTGAAGTTCACCTCGGAGCGGGTGAGCGCGCTGGTGGCGTTCCTGTCGCACGAGACATGCGAGACCAGCGGCGAGGTCTTCAGCGTCGGCGGCGGGAGGATCGCCCGCGTGTTCGTGGCGGAGGGGCCCGGCTGGAAGAAGGACGATCACACGGTGGAGGACATCCGTGACAACTGGGAGGCCGTCATGGCCGAGCAGCCGTACCTGACCCCGACCACCCTCGGCCTGCAGGCGTCCGCCTCGATGAAGGCGATGCTCTGA
- a CDS encoding NAD(P)H-dependent amine dehydrogenase family protein → MPLSPPLRVVQWATGAVGRYSLRSLITRPDFELVGVLVYDPDKVGQDAGALVGLPEAGVTCTDDVDEILALDADCVLYMPLPASFFGGNHPNDLETICALLATGKNVITTTGFVYPKCYGPAVVERLEAACRAGGSSLHGTGINPGFMSDTLPLALTGLSSRVDHIFVRESSDFRGHPSRQTVVDLFGFTLSPKDYVAAVRPFRAYQRALFAESVQFVAENLGVALDEVDERDEFELAREEFETAAGPVRAGTVCASRWTFSGLVRGRPFMTVECVYKADATRVGRWADPGFSIHIEGVPQFMVRVDEITHGLAGAAAHAVNSVAALCAAPPGIRTALDLPLAIGRGTARLA, encoded by the coding sequence ATGCCTTTGTCGCCACCCCTGCGCGTGGTCCAGTGGGCCACAGGCGCCGTCGGCAGATACTCCCTGCGCAGTCTGATCACCCGCCCCGATTTCGAGCTCGTGGGGGTGCTCGTCTACGACCCCGACAAGGTCGGGCAGGACGCCGGAGCACTCGTCGGCCTCCCCGAGGCCGGAGTCACCTGCACCGACGACGTCGACGAGATCCTGGCCCTGGACGCCGACTGCGTGCTGTACATGCCGCTGCCCGCCTCCTTCTTCGGCGGGAACCACCCGAACGACCTGGAGACCATCTGCGCGCTGCTCGCCACGGGCAAGAACGTCATCACCACCACCGGGTTCGTGTATCCCAAGTGCTACGGCCCGGCCGTGGTCGAGCGCCTGGAGGCCGCCTGCCGGGCCGGGGGCTCCTCCTTGCACGGCACCGGCATCAACCCCGGCTTCATGAGCGACACGCTGCCGCTCGCCCTGACCGGCCTGTCCAGCCGGGTCGACCACATCTTCGTCCGGGAGTCGTCCGACTTCCGGGGGCACCCGTCCCGGCAGACCGTCGTCGACCTGTTCGGCTTCACCCTCTCCCCCAAGGACTACGTCGCCGCGGTCCGCCCCTTCCGGGCCTACCAGCGTGCGCTCTTCGCCGAGAGCGTGCAGTTCGTGGCGGAGAACCTGGGCGTGGCGCTGGACGAGGTCGACGAGAGGGACGAGTTCGAGCTCGCCCGGGAGGAGTTCGAGACCGCCGCCGGGCCGGTCAGGGCGGGCACGGTGTGCGCCTCCCGCTGGACGTTCAGCGGCCTGGTCCGCGGCCGGCCCTTCATGACCGTGGAGTGCGTCTACAAGGCCGACGCGACCAGGGTGGGCCGCTGGGCCGATCCCGGCTTCAGCATCCACATCGAGGGGGTGCCCCAGTTCATGGTCCGCGTCGATGAGATCACCCACGGCCTGGCCGGGGCCGCCGCGCACGCCGTCAACTCCGTGGCCGCCCTCTGCGCCGCCCCACCGGGCATCCGCACCGCCCTCGACCTCCCCCTGGCCATCGGCCGCGGCACCGCCCGCCTCGCCTGA
- a CDS encoding sugar ABC transporter ATP-binding protein: protein MRGIVKQFPGVRALDGVDLEVLPGEVHCLLGQNGAGKSTLIKVLAGAHHPDEGTITFGGEQVRLSGPTAAIRLGISTIYQELDLVDGLSVAENIFLGHEPARLGFVSQGEANRATRDLLGRLGHGEIRPTTEVGRLSPAAKQVVSMARALSHDTRLIVMDEPSAALAHDEVANLFRIIRELTAQGVAVVYISHRLEEIREIGDRVTVLKDGRTVAVGLPARETPTARVVSLMTGRDVEYVFPPRRSRTTGAEVLRVEGLTVPGRVAGVSFSVRAGEIVGLAGLVGSGRSEIIEAIYGARRFSGEVVLEGRPVRRRGTAGTVRLGMGLAPEERKAQALLLDQSVARNITLASLGRYSRFGWMDRRREAEDARGMVTALDIRPGDPERPVKTLSGGNQQKAVLARWLVNGRKLLLLDEPTRGVDVGARAELYAVVRRLADEGIGVLLVSSEVPEVLGLADRVLVIREGHIIHEAGAGELDEHRVLDMIMEGSAL, encoded by the coding sequence ATGCGGGGCATCGTCAAGCAGTTCCCCGGCGTGCGCGCCTTGGACGGCGTCGACCTGGAGGTGCTACCCGGGGAGGTGCACTGCCTGCTCGGCCAGAACGGCGCGGGCAAGTCCACCCTCATCAAGGTCCTCGCCGGTGCCCACCACCCCGACGAGGGCACCATCACCTTCGGTGGCGAGCAGGTGCGCCTGTCCGGCCCGACGGCCGCGATCAGGCTCGGCATCTCCACGATCTACCAGGAGCTCGACCTGGTCGACGGGCTGAGCGTGGCCGAGAACATCTTCCTCGGCCACGAGCCGGCCCGGCTGGGGTTCGTCAGCCAGGGCGAGGCGAACCGGGCCACCCGGGACCTGCTGGGCAGGCTCGGGCACGGCGAGATCCGCCCGACCACCGAGGTCGGCCGGCTCTCCCCGGCGGCCAAGCAGGTGGTGAGCATGGCGCGTGCGCTGTCGCACGACACCCGGCTGATCGTGATGGACGAGCCGTCGGCGGCCCTGGCGCACGACGAGGTCGCCAACCTGTTCCGGATCATCCGGGAGCTGACCGCGCAGGGCGTGGCGGTGGTCTACATCTCGCACCGGCTGGAGGAGATCCGCGAGATCGGCGACCGGGTGACGGTGCTCAAGGACGGCCGCACGGTCGCGGTCGGGCTGCCGGCCCGGGAGACCCCGACGGCGCGCGTCGTCTCGCTGATGACCGGCCGCGACGTCGAGTACGTCTTCCCGCCCCGCCGGTCCCGGACCACCGGGGCGGAGGTGCTCCGGGTCGAGGGGCTCACCGTGCCCGGCCGGGTCGCCGGCGTGTCGTTCTCGGTGCGGGCGGGGGAGATCGTCGGGCTGGCCGGGCTGGTCGGTTCCGGCCGTTCGGAGATCATCGAGGCGATCTACGGGGCACGCCGCTTCTCGGGCGAGGTGGTGCTGGAGGGCCGGCCTGTCCGGCGCCGCGGCACCGCGGGCACGGTCCGGCTGGGCATGGGCCTGGCGCCCGAGGAGCGCAAGGCGCAGGCGTTGCTGCTGGACCAGAGCGTGGCGCGCAACATCACGCTGGCCAGCCTGGGCCGGTACTCGCGCTTCGGCTGGATGGACCGGCGGCGCGAGGCCGAGGACGCCCGCGGCATGGTGACGGCCCTGGACATCCGGCCCGGCGATCCGGAGCGGCCGGTCAAGACGCTGTCGGGCGGCAACCAGCAGAAGGCGGTGCTGGCGCGCTGGCTGGTCAACGGCCGCAAGCTGCTGCTGCTGGACGAGCCGACCCGCGGGGTGGACGTCGGAGCCCGGGCGGAACTGTACGCGGTGGTGCGGCGGCTGGCCGACGAGGGGATCGGGGTGCTGCTCGTCTCCAGCGAGGTGCCGGAGGTGCTCGGCCTGGCCGACCGGGTGCTGGTCATCAGGGAAGGCCACATCATCCACGAGGCCGGCGCCGGTGAGCTGGACGAACACCGGGTGCTCGACATGATCATGGAAGGCAGCGCACTGTGA
- a CDS encoding ABC transporter permease, whose protein sequence is MRPPAGGSTPVKAPAAAVPAAGSGPLARLGITRLGEARHLGLVIALVLLAVVGLVTVPETFATASNLVSILSLAATIGVITVGMTFVIIGGGIDLSVGAVMALASVWATTLATQSYGPFVMILCAVLVGTGAGLVNGLLISYGRLVPFIATLAMLVAARGLAQRMSNRKTQLVQQGNEMIVELSTTRVLGIPVLVYVFAVVVVLGWVLLNRTTFGRRTYAVGGNPEAARLAGIDVRRHTVLLYALSGLCCGIAAVLIMARTTTGSSTHGDLYELDAIAAVIIGGTLLTGGRGTIIGSILGLLIFTVITNLFILNGLNTSDQLIAKGLIIVVAVLLQRRSLESRT, encoded by the coding sequence GTGAGGCCGCCCGCCGGTGGGAGCACCCCGGTCAAGGCACCCGCCGCCGCCGTACCCGCCGCCGGGAGCGGACCGCTCGCCCGGCTGGGGATCACCCGGCTGGGGGAGGCCCGCCACCTCGGGCTGGTGATCGCCCTGGTGCTGCTGGCGGTGGTGGGCCTGGTCACGGTGCCCGAGACCTTCGCGACCGCCTCCAACCTGGTGAGCATCCTGTCGCTGGCCGCGACCATCGGGGTGATCACGGTCGGCATGACCTTCGTGATCATCGGTGGCGGGATCGACCTGTCGGTCGGCGCGGTGATGGCGCTGGCCTCGGTCTGGGCGACCACGCTGGCCACCCAGTCGTACGGGCCGTTCGTGATGATCCTGTGCGCGGTGCTGGTCGGCACCGGCGCCGGGCTGGTCAACGGGCTGCTGATCTCCTACGGGCGGCTGGTGCCGTTCATCGCGACCCTGGCGATGCTGGTGGCCGCCCGCGGGCTGGCCCAGCGCATGTCGAACCGCAAGACCCAACTGGTGCAGCAGGGCAACGAGATGATCGTGGAGCTGTCGACCACGCGGGTGCTGGGCATCCCGGTGCTGGTCTACGTCTTCGCGGTCGTGGTGGTGCTGGGCTGGGTGCTGCTGAACCGCACCACGTTCGGCCGGCGCACCTACGCGGTCGGCGGAAACCCCGAGGCCGCCCGCCTGGCCGGCATCGACGTGCGCCGGCACACCGTCCTGCTGTACGCGCTGTCGGGGCTGTGCTGCGGCATCGCGGCGGTGCTGATCATGGCCAGGACCACGACGGGGTCCTCCACCCACGGCGACCTGTACGAGCTGGACGCCATCGCCGCGGTGATCATCGGCGGCACGCTGCTGACCGGTGGCCGCGGCACGATCATCGGGTCGATCCTCGGCCTGCTGATCTTCACTGTGATCACCAACCTGTTCATCCTCAACGGGCTCAACACCAGCGACCAGCTGATCGCCAAGGGCCTGATCATCGTGGTGGCCGTGCTCCTGCAGCGGCGCAGCCTCGAATCGCGAACCTAG
- a CDS encoding ROK family protein yields MKRTTVRPENAHQAALLRLLRERARSRAELGDVVRLSRSKLNLELDRLIELRLAEQAGLAASRGGRRSGLVRLASGLRFAGIDIGATSLDVAVTDGELEILGHVSEACDVRDGPVAVLDQAMEMIAKLRDQGLFTQLQGVGIGVPGPVSFREGVPVAPPIMPGWDRYPVRETVGQELGCPAVVDNDVNIMALGELHSGLAKQVDDFLFVKIGTGIGCGIVVDGKIYRGVSGSAGDIGHIRVDDEGPVCVCGNVGCLEAYFGGAALAREATAVAGRSPYLGERLRQTGTLTGEDVARAAEMGDAEAVRLIRDGGRRVGTVLAGLVSFFNPGLVIVAGGVARLGHVLLAEIRSVVYRRSLPLATGNLPIVLSELGPDAGVIGAARLGSDRVFSAP; encoded by the coding sequence GTGAAGCGGACCACCGTTCGGCCGGAGAACGCCCATCAGGCGGCGTTGCTCCGGTTGTTGCGTGAGAGAGCGAGATCGCGTGCCGAGCTCGGTGACGTGGTCCGCCTGTCCAGGTCGAAGCTCAACCTGGAGCTCGACCGCCTGATCGAGCTGCGCCTGGCCGAGCAGGCGGGGCTGGCGGCCTCGCGGGGCGGACGCAGGTCGGGCCTGGTCCGCCTGGCTTCGGGGCTGCGCTTCGCCGGCATCGACATCGGCGCCACCTCGCTGGACGTGGCCGTCACCGACGGTGAGCTGGAGATCCTCGGCCACGTGAGCGAGGCGTGCGATGTGCGCGACGGGCCGGTGGCCGTGCTCGACCAGGCCATGGAGATGATCGCGAAGCTCCGTGACCAGGGGTTGTTCACCCAGTTGCAGGGCGTCGGGATCGGCGTTCCCGGGCCGGTGAGCTTCCGGGAGGGGGTGCCGGTGGCGCCGCCGATCATGCCGGGGTGGGACCGCTACCCCGTCCGGGAGACGGTCGGCCAGGAGCTCGGCTGCCCCGCCGTGGTCGACAACGACGTCAACATCATGGCCCTGGGCGAGTTGCATTCGGGGCTGGCCAAGCAGGTCGACGACTTCCTGTTCGTCAAGATCGGCACCGGAATCGGCTGCGGCATCGTGGTGGACGGCAAGATCTACCGGGGCGTCTCCGGCAGCGCGGGCGACATCGGCCACATCCGCGTCGATGACGAGGGCCCCGTCTGCGTCTGCGGCAACGTGGGCTGCCTGGAGGCGTACTTCGGCGGGGCCGCCCTCGCCCGGGAGGCCACGGCCGTCGCCGGGCGCTCGCCGTACCTGGGCGAGCGGCTCCGGCAGACCGGCACGCTCACCGGCGAGGACGTCGCCAGGGCCGCCGAGATGGGCGACGCCGAGGCGGTGCGGCTGATCCGCGACGGCGGGCGCCGGGTCGGCACGGTGCTGGCCGGGCTCGTCAGCTTCTTCAACCCGGGTCTCGTGATCGTCGCGGGTGGCGTGGCCCGGCTCGGCCACGTGCTGCTCGCCGAGATCAGGAGCGTCGTCTACCGCAGGTCGCTGCCGCTGGCGACCGGCAACCTGCCCATCGTGCTCTCCGAGCTGGGACCCGACGCGGGTGTGATCGGCGCGGCCCGGCTCGGCAGCGATCGCGTTTTCTCGGCCCCATGA
- a CDS encoding ABC transporter substrate-binding protein has protein sequence MTENVARRGFLLGGAALGAGALVSACTSNEPAAAPGTAAPAPAPAATGGNDAPGQKVVIGFSAPAADHGWIAAIAKNAEATAKQYSDVEFKPVEPTNDINAQISAVESLIAAKVGALVILPNDGQQLNQIARQASDAGIPVVNLDRVFPDKLSYRTWIGGDNYGMGVAAGHYIGKTLKDKGVSNPVILEIQGIATLPLTQDRSKGFEDALKTYGFSVTARQDAQFTVESGTRVAANLMQAHKKIDAIWNHDDDQGVGVLAAVKEAGRSEFFMVGGAGSANAMREIKADTGVLKATVTYSPTMAASAIKLARLIAQGKGMSDLVENGVPQSITLASETITKDNVDKYLPLGFES, from the coding sequence ATGACAGAGAACGTCGCCCGCCGGGGATTCCTGCTCGGCGGAGCCGCCCTCGGGGCGGGCGCGCTGGTGAGCGCGTGCACGAGCAACGAGCCGGCGGCGGCGCCGGGCACGGCCGCTCCGGCGCCCGCGCCGGCGGCCACCGGTGGCAACGACGCCCCCGGCCAGAAGGTCGTCATCGGCTTCTCGGCGCCGGCGGCCGACCACGGCTGGATCGCGGCGATCGCCAAGAACGCCGAGGCCACCGCCAAGCAGTACTCCGACGTGGAGTTCAAGCCGGTCGAGCCGACCAACGACATCAACGCGCAGATCTCCGCGGTGGAGTCGCTGATCGCGGCCAAGGTCGGCGCGCTGGTGATCCTGCCCAACGACGGCCAGCAGCTCAACCAGATCGCCCGCCAGGCTTCCGACGCGGGCATCCCGGTGGTCAACCTGGACCGGGTCTTCCCCGACAAGCTGTCGTACCGCACCTGGATCGGCGGCGACAACTACGGCATGGGGGTCGCGGCCGGGCACTACATCGGCAAGACGCTCAAGGACAAGGGCGTGTCCAACCCGGTGATCCTGGAGATCCAGGGCATCGCCACGCTGCCGCTGACCCAGGACCGCAGCAAGGGCTTCGAGGACGCGCTGAAGACCTACGGGTTCAGCGTGACGGCCAGGCAGGACGCGCAGTTCACCGTGGAGTCGGGCACCAGGGTGGCGGCCAACCTGATGCAGGCGCACAAGAAGATCGACGCGATCTGGAACCACGACGACGACCAGGGCGTCGGCGTGCTGGCCGCGGTCAAGGAGGCCGGCCGCAGCGAGTTCTTCATGGTCGGCGGCGCCGGGTCGGCCAACGCGATGCGCGAGATCAAGGCCGACACCGGGGTGCTGAAGGCCACCGTCACCTACAGCCCGACCATGGCCGCGTCGGCGATCAAACTGGCCCGCCTGATCGCGCAGGGGAAGGGGATGAGCGACCTGGTGGAGAACGGGGTGCCGCAGTCGATCACACTGGCGTCGGAGACCATCACCAAGGACAACGTGGACAAGTATCTGCCGCTCGGGTTCGAGTCCTGA
- a CDS encoding glycoside hydrolase family 9 protein, which translates to MTRSPAWLALATAAALVPLTPSPATALAVPLSHTTVPAGPATSPVTLTAPAPTPPASAKNPPSSPPAAAKNPPPPRAAGAGEGPEQIVNGTFDTGTAPWWSTGNTTPEVEDGRLCADVPGGTVNPWDVIIGQNDIPLVKDETYAFSFFGTATPGRVVKALVQLPVDPYTQYLSAGPELSVSGNTYAYTFTSPVDLPGAQVAFQLGGSATPWRFCVDDVSLKGGAEPDVYKPDTGPRVRVNMVGYLPSGPKRATLVTKGTEPVSWKLRRGGEVVAEGETVPRGVDGSSGQNVHTVDFGSVTAPGTGYTLEADGETSRPFDIGAGVYRDLGADALKFYYTQRSGIEILDGLRPGYGRPAGHSGVAPNRGDVSVPCQAGVCDYTLDVRGGWYDAGDHGKYVVNGGISVHQLMSAHERARADGIHRDGDLDIPESGNGVPDILDEARWEQEFLLSMQVPDDKPHRGMAHHKIHDAAWTGLPLLPHLDPQPRELHPVSTAATLNLAATAAQAARLFAPYDAAFAARNLTAARKAWAAAKADPARYADPADGVGGGAYSDGDVSDEFYWAAAELYITTGEKEFRDFVLASPHHTADIWRERGFDWGNTAPLGRLQLAAVPNDLPDRARVRQSVLQGADRYLAVQRAHPYGLPYNPPDYDWGSNHLVLNNMVVMAVAHDISGEAKYRDGVLEGLDYVFGRNALNLSYVTGYGEVASRNQHSRWYARQLDPSLPNPPRGTLAGGPNSSLQDPLAQAKLRGCAPQFCYIDDIESWSTNELTINWNAPLAWVASYLATSAAPGACKVVYTTHGRWPDGFNAQVTITNTGSEPVEGWSLAWSFPGGQTVRGHWNAGLSQDGATVIAKNLGWNRTIEPGGSVTFGFLGAGVPGPAPRPERFLLNGTLCR; encoded by the coding sequence GTGACCAGATCACCCGCCTGGCTCGCCCTCGCCACGGCCGCCGCCCTGGTGCCCCTGACCCCGTCCCCCGCCACCGCCCTGGCGGTCCCGCTCTCCCACACCACCGTCCCGGCGGGACCGGCCACCTCCCCCGTCACTCTGACGGCCCCGGCCCCGACGCCTCCGGCCTCCGCGAAGAACCCGCCCTCATCACCACCGGCCGCCGCGAAGAACCCGCCCCCGCCGCGTGCCGCCGGTGCGGGCGAGGGGCCCGAACAGATCGTCAACGGCACCTTCGACACCGGTACCGCCCCCTGGTGGAGCACCGGCAACACCACACCGGAGGTCGAGGACGGGCGGCTGTGCGCCGACGTCCCCGGCGGCACCGTCAACCCGTGGGACGTCATCATCGGCCAGAACGACATCCCCCTGGTCAAGGACGAGACGTACGCCTTCTCCTTCTTCGGTACCGCGACGCCGGGCCGCGTGGTGAAGGCGCTCGTCCAGCTTCCGGTCGATCCGTACACCCAGTACCTGTCCGCCGGCCCCGAACTGAGCGTGTCCGGCAACACCTACGCCTACACCTTCACCTCGCCCGTGGACCTGCCGGGCGCGCAGGTCGCGTTCCAGCTCGGGGGCAGCGCCACCCCGTGGAGGTTCTGCGTGGACGACGTCTCCCTGAAAGGCGGTGCCGAGCCGGACGTCTACAAGCCCGACACAGGGCCCCGCGTCCGGGTGAACATGGTCGGCTACCTGCCCTCCGGCCCGAAGAGGGCCACCCTGGTCACGAAGGGGACGGAACCGGTCAGCTGGAAGCTGAGGCGCGGCGGCGAGGTCGTCGCCGAGGGCGAGACCGTCCCGCGCGGGGTCGACGGCAGCTCCGGCCAGAACGTGCACACCGTCGACTTCGGCTCGGTCACCGCACCGGGCACCGGCTACACGCTGGAGGCCGACGGCGAGACCAGCCGCCCGTTCGACATCGGTGCCGGCGTCTACCGCGACCTCGGTGCCGACGCGCTGAAGTTCTACTACACCCAGCGCAGCGGCATCGAGATCCTCGACGGCCTCCGCCCCGGCTACGGCAGGCCCGCCGGTCACTCCGGTGTCGCCCCCAACCGGGGTGACGTCTCGGTGCCCTGCCAGGCCGGCGTGTGCGACTACACGCTGGACGTCCGCGGCGGCTGGTACGACGCGGGCGACCACGGTAAGTACGTCGTCAACGGGGGCATCTCCGTCCACCAGCTGATGTCCGCCCACGAACGCGCCAGAGCCGACGGGATCCACCGGGACGGCGACCTCGACATCCCGGAGAGCGGCAACGGGGTGCCCGACATCCTGGACGAGGCCCGCTGGGAGCAGGAGTTCCTGCTCAGCATGCAGGTCCCGGACGACAAGCCGCACCGGGGCATGGCCCACCACAAGATCCACGATGCCGCGTGGACCGGTCTGCCGCTCCTGCCGCACCTCGACCCGCAGCCACGCGAGCTGCATCCGGTCTCCACCGCCGCCACGCTCAACCTGGCCGCCACCGCCGCCCAGGCCGCCCGGCTGTTCGCCCCGTACGACGCCGCGTTCGCCGCGCGCAACCTCACCGCCGCCAGGAAGGCGTGGGCCGCGGCCAAGGCCGACCCGGCGCGGTACGCCGACCCCGCCGACGGGGTGGGCGGCGGCGCCTACAGCGACGGCGACGTGAGCGACGAGTTCTACTGGGCCGCCGCCGAGCTCTACATCACCACCGGCGAGAAGGAGTTCCGGGACTTCGTACTCGCCTCCCCGCACCACACCGCGGACATCTGGCGCGAGCGCGGCTTCGACTGGGGCAACACCGCTCCGCTCGGCCGCCTGCAACTGGCGGCGGTGCCCAACGACCTCCCCGACCGGGCGAGGGTGCGGCAGTCGGTGCTCCAGGGTGCCGACAGGTACCTCGCGGTGCAGCGGGCCCACCCGTACGGCCTGCCCTACAACCCGCCGGACTACGACTGGGGCTCCAACCACCTGGTGCTCAACAACATGGTCGTGATGGCCGTCGCGCACGACATCAGCGGCGAGGCGAAGTATCGCGACGGGGTGCTTGAGGGACTCGACTACGTCTTCGGCCGCAACGCCCTCAACCTGTCGTACGTGACCGGCTACGGCGAGGTCGCCTCCAGGAACCAGCACAGCCGCTGGTACGCCCGCCAGCTCGACCCGTCCCTGCCCAACCCGCCGCGCGGCACCCTCGCCGGCGGCCCGAACTCCAGCCTCCAGGACCCGCTGGCCCAGGCCAAGCTCCGCGGCTGCGCACCCCAGTTCTGTTACATCGACGACATCGAATCCTGGTCCACCAACGAGCTGACCATCAACTGGAACGCCCCGCTGGCCTGGGTCGCCTCCTACCTCGCGACCTCCGCCGCTCCGGGCGCCTGCAAGGTCGTCTACACCACCCACGGCCGGTGGCCGGACGGGTTCAACGCCCAGGTCACCATCACCAACACGGGCAGCGAGCCCGTCGAGGGCTGGTCCCTGGCCTGGTCCTTCCCCGGCGGTCAGACCGTCCGCGGGCACTGGAACGCCGGCCTCTCCCAGGACGGCGCGACGGTCATCGCGAAGAACCTCGGCTGGAACAGGACCATCGAACCCGGTGGTTCCGTCACCTTCGGCTTCCTCGGCGCCGGCGTCCCGGGCCCCGCCCCCCGCCCGGAACGCTTCCTCCTCAACGGCACCCTCTGCCGCTGA
- a CDS encoding glutathione S-transferase family protein, with protein sequence MKLEKETAADGRFVRQPNRFTTLIEAGGAHPPEPGRYRIYASYACPWAHRSLIVRELLGLRDVIGVTIVDPIRDEKGWRIPGGDPATGVEYLSELYLATDPDYRGRYTVPCVWDSVAGRLVTNDYPQITLTLETAFAPWHAEHAPDLYPEALRAEIDALNEVIFDGLNNGVYQAGFARSQEAYDEAVTKVFATLDMLEERLSHRRRLHGDELTESDVRLYPTLARFDAVYHSHFKCSVRRLVDYPALWAYARELYAIPAFRDTTDFDQIKRHYFMTQTNLNPSGIVPRGPEVDWTSA encoded by the coding sequence ATGAAGCTGGAAAAGGAGACCGCGGCCGACGGCCGCTTCGTCAGGCAGCCGAACCGGTTCACGACGTTGATCGAGGCCGGAGGCGCGCACCCGCCGGAGCCCGGCCGCTACCGGATATACGCCTCCTACGCCTGCCCGTGGGCACACCGCTCGCTCATCGTGCGCGAGTTGCTGGGCCTGCGGGACGTGATCGGGGTGACGATCGTCGACCCGATCAGGGACGAGAAGGGCTGGCGAATCCCGGGCGGCGACCCGGCGACCGGTGTGGAGTACCTCTCCGAGCTCTACCTCGCCACCGACCCCGACTACCGGGGCCGCTACACGGTGCCCTGCGTGTGGGACAGCGTGGCAGGACGGCTCGTCACCAACGACTACCCGCAGATCACCCTCACCTTGGAGACCGCGTTCGCCCCCTGGCACGCCGAGCACGCGCCGGACCTCTACCCCGAGGCGCTGCGCGCGGAGATCGACGCGCTGAACGAGGTGATCTTCGACGGCCTCAACAACGGCGTCTACCAGGCCGGGTTCGCCCGATCGCAGGAGGCGTACGACGAGGCGGTCACCAAGGTGTTCGCCACGCTCGACATGCTGGAGGAGCGGCTGTCGCACCGGCGCCGCCTGCACGGCGACGAGCTCACCGAGAGCGACGTGCGGCTCTACCCGACCCTCGCCCGGTTCGACGCGGTCTACCACTCGCACTTCAAGTGCTCGGTCCGGCGGCTGGTCGACTACCCGGCGCTGTGGGCCTACGCGCGCGAGCTGTACGCCATCCCCGCCTTCCGTGACACGACCGACTTCGACCAGATCAAACGGCACTACTTCATGACGCAGACGAACCTCAACCCGAGCGGGATCGTGCCGCGCGGGCCGGAGGTCGACTGGACCTCCGCCTGA